TCCTCCCGCGCCCCGAGGCGAACGCCACCCGGACCGCGCCGTGCGCGCCGGGGCGAATGTCCGGAGGCTGGCGGTCGAACACGACCGTCACGTCCTCGCCGGTGGCGGAGGCGTACCGCTTCAGCTCTTCGATCAGCCGCCGAACGGCCCGATCCGGATCGTTCCACCACCGGTCCGGTCGGGAACCGATCAGGTTCATGCCGTCGATCAGCCAGCGAGCGCCCCGGCTGCCACCGCGCGTACTGCGGCCCTCATGGTCTGCCCCCGTGGCCATCGTTCGAGTTTCCTCCCTGGTAGGCGTGGCATCAAGCCGTGGTAGGCGTGGCATCGAGCCGTCGAGATTCGGGTCCCGCATGGCTCCTCGTTCGAGTTTCCTCCCTGGTATGGGTGGCATTCGAGCCCCCTGGGGTTGCCCCGGGTCGTGCCCGGCGACCTCGACGGCGATCTGACCCTGACCATCCACGAGCTGTCCAGGCTTGCCTGTCGCCGGTTCGTCGCCCACCTCTCCAGGCTTGCCTGTCGCCGGTTCGTCGCCCGCCGTCGCGGAATACCGGCGCGCCCAGACCGTTGTCCTCTTCGAGGACCTGTCTTCAAGAAGAAAAGGAGGTGAATGCATGAGCAGGACCAGGTCCAAGGTCCACCTGAGCCGCGCGCTGGGCATCCCGCTGACCCCAAAGGCGGTACGCCACCTGGAGCGGCGACCCTACCCGCCAGGCGAGCACGGCCGCAGGCGCAGGACCACATCCAACTACAAGGCACATCTGCTCGAGAAGCAGCGGCTTCGCGCCCAGTACGACCTCAGCGAGGCGCAGCTGCGCCTGGCGCTTGCCCGGGCCGTACGAGGCGGTGAGAAGACCGGGGAGGCGCTGCTGGTCGATCTCGAGACCCGGCTGGACGCGCTGGTGCTGCGCGCCGGGTTCGCTCGGACGATCTACCAGGCGCGGCAGGCCGTGACGCACGGCCACGTCACGGTGAACACCCGCAGGGTGGACCGGCCGTCGTTCCGTGTGCGCCCTGGAGACGTCATCGAGATCGCAGCCGGCAGCAAGACCAAGACGCCGTTCCTGATCGCGGCGGCCGGCGAGCACGCCGCCACGGTCCCACCGTATCTCGACGTCGAGATCGAGGCGCTCAAGGCTCGGCTTGTCCGGCTCCCGGTACGGGCTGAGATCCCCGTCGTCTGCGACGAGCGGCTGGTCGTCGAGTTCTACTCCCGCTGATAAGGCAACGCTGATCAGGCAGCTCGGCTCCAGGTCGCGCCGGGAGCGCCTTACGGGCTGAAGGCTCCAAGGGTGTCAGCGACGGGCGAGCGTGGCGAGCAGCCGGTCGATCAGCTCGCCCTGGGCGCCGAGCAGCTTCTCACGGGCCGTCTCGGGGTCGAACCACCCGGCCCGGTCGACCTCTGGGAACTCCCGCATGGCGCCGGAGCGGGGCGGCCACTGCATCGTGAAGGTGTTGCTGGCGACCGTGGCGGCGTCAAGGTCGCCCGCTGCCGCCCAGGCGGTGAGGACCTTCCCGCCCCGCTGCCGGATCGCCCCCAGCTCCAGCAGGTCCGCTCGCGGGGGCGGGTGGCCGGTCTCCTCCTGGAACTCCCGCAGGGCGACCGCACGTGGGTCCTCGCCCTGGTCGTACTCGCCTTTCGGGATCGACCAGGCACCGAGGTCCTTGTTGGCCCACAACGGCCCGCCGGGATGCACGAGCAGGACCTCGACCGTTCCGGCACGGACCCGGTAGAGCAGGATGCCCGCGCTGCGCTTCGCCATCCCGACCACCCCACCTCCCAGCGACTCGCCGCAGGGAGCCAACGGTAGCGCGAACCTCCCGGGTCGAGGGCCTGCCCGCCGGTCGTCCGGCCCAGCCTGTCCCGAGGAGCCGCAGATGAGCTTCCTGGCCGTTGCCTGGCCCAGTGGTTCGACCCGATCCTGCGTCGCCAGGAGGTCACACGCTCGCACGTCTTGTGGCCCGCGACGCAACAGCGGCCTCGACCCGGGCGCTCTGGCGGCGCAGGCGCTCGTCGAGGCCGGTGTGGCGGTGACCGGCTCCGGCGGTCCGGATGGCCTTGGCCAGGGCGCGCCTGGAGCCGACCAGCACCACCAGCTGCCTGGCCCGGCTCACGGCGGTGTACAGCAGGTTGCGCTGGAGCATGAGCCAGGCGTTCGGGGTCAGCGGCACGACCACGCAGGGGTACTCGCTGCCCTGGGAGCGGTGCACGGTCAGCGCGTAGGCGTGGGTCAGCTCGTCCAGCTCGTCGAACCCGTAGCGTACCTCCTCGTCGTCGTCGAGCAGGACGCGCAGCTCGCCTTCCTCTGGCGAGAGCGTGGTGACCACCCCGACCGACCCGTTGAAGACGCCCTTGTCGTAGTCGTTGCGGACCTGCATGACCTTGTCGCCCGCCCGGTAGGTGCGGCCGGCGAAGCGGCGCTCGGGCAGCCCGGGCGCGCCGGGCGTGAGCGCCTGCTGCAGCCGCTCGTTGAGCGTCCCGGCACCCGCCGGCCCACGGTGCATGGGGCAGAGCACCTGGATGTCACGCCGGGGGTCGAGGCCGAAGCGGCGGGGCAGCCGGTTGGTCGCGATGTCCACGGTGAGGTCGGCGACGCGCTCCGGGTCGTCCTCCGGGAACAGGAAGAAGTCGGCCAGGCCCTGGGTCACCGGCGGCTGCCCGGCGTTGATGCGGTGCGCGTTGGTGACCACCCCACTCCCCTGCGCCTGCCGGAAGATGCGGGTCAGGCGGACGCGCGGGATCACGTCGGCCGCTGGGCCGGCCGGTCCGCCAGCCGGTCCGCCGGTGGCACCGGCGGGGGCGCCGGCCCGCTTGCCGCTGTGGAGCAGGTCGCGCAGCACCTCGCCCGGGCCGACGCTGGGGAGCTGGTCCGCGTCACCGACCAGCAGCAGGTGGGCGCCGGAGGGGACGGCCTTGACCAGCTTGTTGGCCAGCAGCAGATCGAGCATGGAGACCTCGTCCACCACCACCAGGTCGGCGTCGAGGGGCCGGTCGGTGTCGAAGCCGGCGTCGCCGCCTGGCCGCAGCTCGAGCAGCCGGTGCAGGGTCTGCGCCGGCATCCCGGCCAGTTCGGACAGGCGCTTGGCGGCCCGGCCGGTCGGCGCGGCCAGGACGATCTTGGCCTGCTTGGCGTGGGCGAGGGTGACGATGGCGCGCACCGCGAAGCTCTTGCCGCAGCCGGGGCCGCCGGTGAGCACGGCCACTCGCTCCGTGAGGGCGAGGCGGACCGCCGCTGCCTGCTCGGGGGCGAGCTGGCAGCCGGTGACCCGGCCCAGCCAGTCGAACGCCACCGCCCAGTCCACCTCGTGGAACGCGGGAAGCCGGTCGGCGGCCGGGGGCGCCGCCAGCAGGCGCAGCAGCCCCGCGGCCAGCGAGACCTCGGCGCGGTAGAAGGGGACCAGGTAGACGGCGGGCACACCGTCGTCGAACCCCGGGATGGGGAGCGAGTCTCGTATCACGCCCCGCTCGTGCACCAGTTCCTCGAGGCATGTCCCGACGAGCGCCGGGCGCACGCCGAGGATCTCGGATGCCTTGGCGACCAGCTCGGGCTCGGGCAGGTAGCAGTGGCCGGCCTCGCTCGCCTCGGACAGGGTGTACTGCAGCCCGGCCTTGATCCGCGCGGGGCTGTCGTAGCCGATGCCGAGACCCTGGGCGATCTTGTCGGCGGTCTTGAAGCCGATGCCCCAGACGTCCACCGCCAGCCGGTAGGGCTCCTTGGAGACCACCTTGACGGCTTCGTCCCGGTACAACCGGTAGATGCGCACGGCCAGCGAGGTCGACACCCCCACGCCCTGCAGGAAGACCATGACCTCCTTGATGGCCTTCTGCTCCTGCCAGGCGTGCTCGATCATGGCCGTGCGCTTGGGGCCGAGCCCCGGCACGCGGTGCAGGCGCGCAGGATCCTCCTCCAGCACGCGGAGGGTGTCGGCGCCGAAGTGGTCGACGATGCGCTCGGCCATCTTGGGCCCGATGCCCTTGATCAGGCCGGAGCCGAGGTAGCGGCGGATGCCCTGGACCGTGGCGGGCAGCAGGGTGCTGTAGCTGCGCACCTCGAACTGGCGCCCGTACAGCTGGTGGCTGCGCCAGCGCCCCTCCAGGCGCAGGCGCTCGCCGGGCTGGGCGCCGAGCAGCGGGCCGACCACCGTGATCAGGTCGGCCGATCCGGGGCTGGCGACCCGGGCGACCGTGTAGCCGGTCTCCTCGTTGGCGTAGGTGACGCGCTCCAGCACCGCGTCGAGCACCGCCGGGGTGGGACCGGCCGCTAGGGCCGGCGCGGGGGAAGACAGAG
The nucleotide sequence above comes from Actinomycetes bacterium. Encoded proteins:
- a CDS encoding NYN domain-containing protein — protein: MDLVLLMHSPPFLLEDRSSKRTTVWARRYSATAGDEPATGKPGEVGDEPATGKPGQLVDGQGQIAVEVAGHDPGQPQGARMPPIPGRKLERGAMRDPNLDGSMPRLPRLDATPTREETRTMATGADHEGRSTRGGSRGARWLIDGMNLIGSRPDRWWNDPDRAVRRLIEELKRYASATGEDVTVVFDRQPPDIRPGAHGAVRVAFASGRGRNAADDEIVRMVREDQAPDSFRVVTSDRRLVEQVRELGAEVTSSGSFRRRVDEALAGAPTEGT
- a CDS encoding NUDIX domain-containing protein, with the translated sequence MAKRSAGILLYRVRAGTVEVLLVHPGGPLWANKDLGAWSIPKGEYDQGEDPRAVALREFQEETGHPPPRADLLELGAIRQRGGKVLTAWAAAGDLDAATVASNTFTMQWPPRSGAMREFPEVDRAGWFDPETAREKLLGAQGELIDRLLATLARR
- the rpsD gene encoding 30S ribosomal protein S4 codes for the protein MSRTRSKVHLSRALGIPLTPKAVRHLERRPYPPGEHGRRRRTTSNYKAHLLEKQRLRAQYDLSEAQLRLALARAVRGGEKTGEALLVDLETRLDALVLRAGFARTIYQARQAVTHGHVTVNTRRVDRPSFRVRPGDVIEIAAGSKTKTPFLIAAAGEHAATVPPYLDVEIEALKARLVRLPVRAEIPVVCDERLVVEFYSR
- a CDS encoding AAA family ATPase, with product MTLSLSSPAPALAAGPTPAVLDAVLERVTYANEETGYTVARVASPGSADLITVVGPLLGAQPGERLRLEGRWRSHQLYGRQFEVRSYSTLLPATVQGIRRYLGSGLIKGIGPKMAERIVDHFGADTLRVLEEDPARLHRVPGLGPKRTAMIEHAWQEQKAIKEVMVFLQGVGVSTSLAVRIYRLYRDEAVKVVSKEPYRLAVDVWGIGFKTADKIAQGLGIGYDSPARIKAGLQYTLSEASEAGHCYLPEPELVAKASEILGVRPALVGTCLEELVHERGVIRDSLPIPGFDDGVPAVYLVPFYRAEVSLAAGLLRLLAAPPAADRLPAFHEVDWAVAFDWLGRVTGCQLAPEQAAAVRLALTERVAVLTGGPGCGKSFAVRAIVTLAHAKQAKIVLAAPTGRAAKRLSELAGMPAQTLHRLLELRPGGDAGFDTDRPLDADLVVVDEVSMLDLLLANKLVKAVPSGAHLLLVGDADQLPSVGPGEVLRDLLHSGKRAGAPAGATGGPAGGPAGPAADVIPRVRLTRIFRQAQGSGVVTNAHRINAGQPPVTQGLADFFLFPEDDPERVADLTVDIATNRLPRRFGLDPRRDIQVLCPMHRGPAGAGTLNERLQQALTPGAPGLPERRFAGRTYRAGDKVMQVRNDYDKGVFNGSVGVVTTLSPEEGELRVLLDDDEEVRYGFDELDELTHAYALTVHRSQGSEYPCVVVPLTPNAWLMLQRNLLYTAVSRARQLVVLVGSRRALAKAIRTAGAGHRHTGLDERLRRQSARVEAAVASRATRRASV